The region CTCAGTATCTGGAGCTACGTTTTTGTAAAACAGTCCGGATCTGTGGAACAGTTACCTTTATATTTCAGATGGTAAGTACCAGTTTAGAAGAAGAATATTAGATCTTAAACATATTAACACTGCACTGTTATAACGCactgaatgtttaattattgtACATCTTAAACTAATAAAAAGATTTGGTATGGCAGGTAATTTACATGGGAGTTGGTATATACACTCCGTCCCTTGCACTGAATGCAGGTGAATTCTTTTAATTTTGGTTTTAAAGCATGAATAAAGAATATACATATTTCTATTATCTAGATTTATTATTTCTACACATGTGCATCCTCATAATTTGctttgtggtttttattatttatttagttactgGTTTTGACTTATGGGGAGCTGTATTAGCAACTGGATTAGTTTGTACAGTGTACACAACTTtggtaaacattttaaaattattattataaatttccTTCTGCTATTTAATAACTGTCTGGAGGACTTGTGACAAACCTTTGCAACTATCTTGCAGGGTGGACTGAAGGCAGTGATCTGGACAGATGTTTTTCAAACAGTGGTGATGTTTGCAGGTCAGCTGGCTGTCATTATTGTGGGTGTGCATCAAGTTGGAGGTCTTTCAAATTTTTGGAGTAAAGTAACAGAGGGAGACCACTTCTCTGGCATTAAGTGAGAAACCTTTCTTTTTAGTAAAGTTAATGCAAACAAATGTATACCTTATACCTGATATTTACATGTTACTGTGTTTCATATGTATctttatatgtgtatgtatgtgttatatgtgtttatatatttgagGTTATTTGCCCTTTcatatgtttttatgtgtttattttttttaagcctGAATCCAGACCCTACAGTGAGGCACACCTTTTGGACATTAGCAGTTGGAGGAGTGTTCCTAATGCTGTCTTTGTATGGGGTGAATCAGGCACAGGTGCAGAGATACCTCAGTTCTCGTACAGAAAAAGAGGCTGTAATGTAAGTGTACTATAAAACAGGTATGTCAGGCTCAAGTATTGTGGGACCACAGAAGTGCAGAGTTTAGCATTCTGTCTCCTTTAACGTACCATATAAAAAGGAACTACTTGTCAAGGCTTTCATGATTTGAATCCAATATGGTAAGAGGGACACCAACCTCTGCAAGGTTGAGATCCTGCAGGAACCTTAGTTTATGCCATCTGAATCTGACCTTTCTGTTTTTGCCATGTTAATTTgctcatataaataaataaatatatatatattttgtatttaaatatagTTTAAAGTATTATGTAAAGTTTTTGATTTTCCTTTCACCCTTCAGTCATTGTGATCTGTATAAGAAAATAATCATACAGAAATTTCAAATTTGAGTACAGCATTTACATAAAGAATTTTCAGCCCCTCAGCAGTCTAGAGTGCTTTTTGAATAAGGCATAAGACAGGGTAGCCAACTAGGATAtcagatttatttaaataaatcagtttGAATGCAAGATAACCAAAACGTCCTGTTTAATTCTGAGGTTTGAAGAGGTTGGCCATGTGAAAATATTAACTGTACATGTATTTTGGATCATGAACCATAAGTGGGCAGTATTAGGTTATGATTCCTTTTAAAGACAAAATGCAATGCTACAAACTTGCACTGGAATTAAAATTGGGTACTTTTATTGCCCAGATTTAACTGTCTTTACATTTCCTTGCAGGTCATGCTACATGGTATTTCCTTGCCTTCAGGTTGCTTTGGGTCTAAGCTGTCTAATGGGTCTTGTTATGTTTGCATGTTATGGTGATAACAGCCCTTTAGACAAACAAAACATCAAATCTAAAgaccaggtcagtgtcactacagtatTAGAATGCTAACGCTAATGCTGACATAATTTTACTAACATGTAATATTACACTACAGATGGTTCTTTACTTCGTCATGGACATGCTGCAGGATTTCCCTGGGCTGCCTGGATTGTTTGTTGCATGTTTATTCAGTGCATCACTGAGGTATGACTCAGCAACTACAACATTTTGTAGGAAATTCAAAATTTTACTAATTTACTGGGCTGTTTTGGGTTGTATGCACAAGTCAAGTCCATGTATGTGCTGAAGATTGTTGTGTAATTGTTGTGTGGACCTAATTAAACTCATTTCATTTGAAATTTATGCCTAAAcctgaaaaaaaattacatttttatttaacatttaatttagtAAAAGATGTTTTCCATAGAAGAATTACTACCAGATTATTATGTAATGCCCCATTTCACATTTAGTGTAAGATATTACGTAAAAATATCAGATGATTCAGAGGTGAGGGTACTAACATTTGTCAATGCTTTAACTATATTAAGGCCACATGTAAAAggcaaataaaacagaaaacaaaatgttgctaattaaatttaaattaaatttaaatgttttatttaattaaaagccataaaaacaaaataatttactttTACCTGATCAAATGtaatgtcattaaaaatgtattgataTTTGTAAATTGAAGCCACACTGAAAAGAATGACTGCGAGAGCCAACAAGAAATGTCATCTAGGCTGAAAAAACAGGTCCTGTTGGATAGGTCCTGAATGAGACTGGGTGAAAGGACAAAGTTGTTTTGTGACCTTTATGAGCTAAGCAAAATGAAAATTTTAGCCTGAAGGCTTCAGTCCAGTTCATTATATtatgtgcagtgctgtataatTCATATAGATTACTGCAAATGTTTTAGTTATAAATTTAAGATTAAACTGGTCAAGACATGAGTAAAAAATCCTGAAGGAAGATTTCTCATATACTCTGCATTTGGACTAAATGAGCCATGTGAGTTTGGCATACATGAGAGTAAATTACTTATTTTAAAAGTTAGGGGCTTCTGATCATAATATTGCAGCAACAAGAAGGATTAAAGCTCAAACAAGTAAAAGCTTAGAATATAAATTtcatattatttcttttttgtaacTAAAATCAAACTGCGTGTGCCATTCCCTTCCTTTGCAGCACAATATCCTCAGCTTTCAATTCCTTGGCTACAGTAACAATGGAAGATCTTGTCAAACCATGTTTTCCTTCTATGACAGAGGCTAGAGCCACTCTGTTGTCAAAGATATTTGGTGAGTGTTTACAAAGAGCTtgtcatttgatttgatttaggggaaaaataacacacttccttataaaattattaaaactcAAAATGTTTAGCCAAACAATTaagacaatacatttttcttaacttgttTGTATTCCCAATCTAGCTTTCTCATACGGCCTTGTATGCCTTGCTATGGCCTATGTTGTCCATTTCATGAACAGTTCTGTTTTACAGGTAAGCAATTTTCATAAAATTTTATATTGTCATAAATTGAATTGAGATTAAAAACTCTCAGAAGGCATAAAATAAAGTGTACAGAAGCTCTGCATGGAAATATTTAAGTTTCACATCATTTATtcagaaacatgaaaaaaaaaatttcctcAAATGTTTTCCCAGTTGAGTTCAGACTTTCCAGGCTTCAGGGGGAAATGGAAATTTTTTTCTGAGGAGCTAAGTGCTAAGAATTAGCATGTTGTACAAGTTTTTTTAATGTCTGGAATCATATGTGAGATAAAATGTTCAGCTgttcttaaatatttataattaaaaagaaacaatGGTCTGTGTTAATATTAACAccacatacaaaataatgtaaaatgacTGCTCCCTTGTGGTCAAAACTCTTATAGCGTGCTATTTCTTAGCACTTTG is a window of Hoplias malabaricus isolate fHopMal1 chromosome 1, fHopMal1.hap1, whole genome shotgun sequence DNA encoding:
- the slc5a6b gene encoding solute carrier family 5 member 6 isoform X2 codes for the protein MKCLPLSLSLMATFQSAVAIVGTPAEVYTNGTQYWFIGCSYILGLLIPAHIFIPVFYRLNLTSAYQYLELRFCKTVRICGTVTFIFQMVIYMGVGIYTPSLALNAVTGFDLWGAVLATGLVCTVYTTLGGLKAVIWTDVFQTVVMFAGQLAVIIVGVHQVGGLSNFWSKVTEGDHFSGINLNPDPTVRHTFWTLAVGGVFLMLSLYGVNQAQVQRYLSSRTEKEAVMSCYMVFPCLQVALGLSCLMGLVMFACYGDNSPLDKQNIKSKDQMVLYFVMDMLQDFPGLPGLFVACLFSASLSTISSAFNSLATVTMEDLVKPCFPSMTEARATLLSKIFAFSYGLVCLAMAYVVHFMNSSVLQAALSIFGMVGGPLLGLFCLGIFFPWANSTGAVAGLIAGLVISFWVGTGGFVTQMSTNITVHPYNCTYTTTEENTTIATVTTILTTVTSEQSKPAGLHGIYSLSYMWYSALNSSVVVFIGLLVSFITGPMKKKDLRTGTVYPLVDKIQSFLRMFAKPRPFLASPSEHRQIAMCQMNGITNTEKNTGMDEEREAFLLLSQISYLEQETSV